Proteins from a single region of Phyllopteryx taeniolatus isolate TA_2022b chromosome 10, UOR_Ptae_1.2, whole genome shotgun sequence:
- the xiap gene encoding E3 ubiquitin-protein ligase XIAP, producing the protein MSDLREDCRLDTDSMVDFSLMNNRLDSFHGCSLAEQVPAERLARAGFYFTGQADRVCCFSCKTTVENWCRGDTPVERHKEVSPWCKFLSCTHRTNFQHNSQLTGSRYNEEAEDMEYRLRTGEVVDESTYPMVPHMRREEARRQTFSSWPSTVPVTPRDLAQAGLYYLGQGDRVQCFCCGGMLGGWEAGDTAWGEHSKHFPYCFFILGHDVGNIPFERSTGEENCSSPPQVNTCIPMGSFEERLHSFAGIQHPIDYARLARAGFYTTGTGDMVMCFRCGGGLKGWQPDEDPWVEHAKSYPGCSFLLAEKGQEFINTIQLLDPQRNKATSSHQNGFTGYRNDEDPLETLRKLQREKQCKVCMDRDTSVVFIPCGHLATCEECSQTLIKCPICCGPITQKVKTYIA; encoded by the exons ATGTCGGACCTCAGAGAAGATTGCAGGCTAGACACCGATTCCATGGTTGACTTCTCCCTAATGAACAACCGTCTTGACTCATTCCATGGCTGCAGTTTGGCCGAGCAGGTGCCCGCAGAGCGACTGGCCCGGGCCGGCTTCTACTTTACCGGTCAAGCCGATCGCGTCTGCTGTTTCAGTTGTAAGACGACTGTGGAAAACTGGTGCAGGGGAGATACACCTGTAGAAAGACATAAGGAG GTTTCCCCGTGGTGCAAGTTCCTCAGCTGCACCCATCGCACCAATTTCCAGCACAATTCACAGTTGACTGGCTCCAGATACAATGAAGAAGCCGAAGACATGGAATATCGTTTGAGAACAGGAGAGGTGGTTGACGAGTCCACCTACCCAATGGTCCCTCACATGAGGAGGGAGGAGGCCAGACGTCAGACCTTCTCCTCTTGGCCATCCACTGTTCCTGTGACACCTAGAGATCTGGCCCAAGCTGGCCTCTACTACTTAGGCCAGGGTGACCGGGTGCAGTGTTTTTGCTGCGGTGGCATGCTAGGTGGCTGGGAAGCAGGAGACACGGCCTGGGGTGAACATAGCAAACATTTTCCCTACTGCTTCTTCATCCTTGGCCATGATGTGGGCAACATCCCATTTGAGAGAAGTACGGGAGAGGAGAATTGTAGCAGTCCACCTCAAGTAAACACTTGCATTCCTATGGGGAGTTTCGAAGAGAGGCTGCACAGTTTTGCAGGGATCCAGCACCCAATCGATTATGCTCGACTTGCAAGGGCTGGCTTCTACACCacag GGACAGGAGACATGGTGATGTGTTTTCGTTGTGGTGGAGGATTAAAAGGCTGGCAGCCTGATGAAGACCCATGGGTAGAGCATGCCAAAAGTTACCCTGG ATGCAGCTTCTTGTTAGCAGAAAAAGGACAAGAATTTATCAACACCATCCAGCTGCTAGACCCTCAGCGAAACAAAGCT ACCTCAAGTCATCAGAATGGATTTACAGGATACAGAAATG ATGAGGACCCGTTGGAGACACTGCGGAAACTGCAGAGGGAAAAACAGTGCAAAGTGTGTATGGACAGAGATACTTCTGTTGTCTTCATCCCGTGTGGTCATCTGGCCACCTGTGAGGAGTGTTCACAGACACTTATTAAGTGTCCAATTTGTTGTGGGCCCATTACACAGAAGGTCAAGACCTACATCGCTTaa
- the stag2b gene encoding cohesin subunit SA-2, with product MIAAPEIPADFPYAQDTDTQFSSDTDFSEEPDGRSSNSTKGKGGKKGKKAAGEKSKGGKGAGRINGHHQENGMENMMLFEVVKLGRSAMQSVVDDWIESYKHDRDVALLDLINFFIQCSGCKGVVTGEMFRNMQNSEIIRRMTEEFDEDSGDYPLTIAGPLWKKFKSSFCEFISVLVRQCQYSIIYDEYMMDTVISLLTGLSDSQVRAFRHTSTLAAMKLMTALVNVALNLSINMDNTQRQYEAERNKMVAKRANDRLELLLQKRKELQENQDEIENMMNAIFKGVFVHRYRDSIAEIRAICIEEIGVWMKLYSDAFLNDSYLKYVGWTMHDKQGEVRLKCLTALQGLYYNRELNARLELFTSRFKDRIVSMTLDKEYDVAVQAIKLLTLVLNSTDEVLTPEDCESVYHLVYSAHRPVAVAAGEFLYKKLFSQREPEEEGAPKRRGRQSPNANLIKTTVFFFLESELHEHAAYLVDSLWDCGPELLKDWDCMISLLLDDPLPGEEALTDRQETALIEIMLCTVRQAAECHPPVGRGTGKRVMTAKEKKTQLDDRTRMTELFAVALPPLLAKYAVDAEKVTNLLQLPQFFDLEIYTTGRLEKHLEALLRQIKEIVEKHTDTEVLETCSKTYHALCNEEFTIFNRVDIARSQLLDELVDKFNRLLEDFLQEGEDTDEDDAYQVLSTLKRITAFHNAHDLSGWDLFTSNFKLLNTGIENGDMPEQIVIHSLQCTHYVILWHLAKLSEGSSRKDDMVTLRKQMRAFCMMCQRYLTNVNTAVKEQAFTILCDLLLIFSHQMVAGGREHLEPLVYSPEDSLQSELLSFILNHVFIDQDDDTNSTDGQQDDEAVKIEALHKRRNLLAGYCKLIIYCVVEMKTGADIFKQYMRYYNDYGDIIKETMSKTRQIDKIQCAKTLILSLQQLFNEMLSELGHGFDRSSSAFCGIKELARRFSLTFGLDQVKTRDAIAMLHKDGIEFSFKEPSPQGEGGPPLNLAFLDILSEFSSKLMRQDKRTVHMYLERFMTFQMALQREDCWLPLISYRNSLQAGGDDDTMSVMSGYSSRGSSVRSKKTKTPATTTGTSAAKRKLPEEESSSSDVWQQGIQTPVMLPSPHLTSTAMRDPKRGRDDSYMGVYALPHDQPQPHQHPQQHHQQPPQHHQTPMDYNSQVTWMLAQRQQEEARQQQERAMNYAKLRTNLQHAIRRGTGLMEEDEEPIVEDVMMSSEGRMDDLNEGMDFDTMDIDLPPSKNRRERSELKPDYFDPASIMDESVLGVSMF from the exons ATGATAGCAGCACCAGAAATACCAGCAGACTTCCCCTATGCTCA GGATACAGACACACAATTCTCTTCAGACACAGACTTTTCTGAAGAGCCAGATGGAAGGAGTTCAAATTCAACTAAAGGAAAG GGTGGAAAGAAGGGGAAGAAAGCAGCAGGAGAAAAAAGCAAGGGGGGAAAAGGGGCAGGTCGGATAAATGGGCACCACCAGGAGAATGGCATGGAAAACATGATGCTTTTTGAGGTGGTTAAGCTGGGCCGGAGTGCAATGCAG TCGGTCGTTGATGACTGGATTGAGTCTTACAAACACGACAGAGATGTTGCACTACTTGATCTCATCAACTTCTTCATCCAGTGCTCAGGGTGTAAAG GTGTTGTTACTGGAGAGATGTTCCGCAACATGCAGAACTCAGAAATTATTAGACGAATGACAGAGGAATTTGATGAG GACAGTGGAGACTACCCTCTTACTATAGCAGGGCCCCTATGGAAAAAGTTCAAGTCaagtttttgtgaatttatttcggTCCTAGTGCGACAGTGTCAATACAGTATCATCTATGATGAATATATGATGGACACAGTTATCTCCCTTCTCACCGGACTATCAGACTCTCAAGTCAGAGCCTTCAGACACACCTCTACACTGGCAG CAATGAAGCTGATGACAGCCCTGGTGAATGTAGCTCTAAACTTGAGCATTAACATGGACAATACCCAGCGGCAATACGAGGCAGAGAGGAATAAAATGGTGGCTAAAAGGGCCAACGATAGGCTGGAGCTTCTCTTGCAGAAACGAAAAGAG CTCCAAGAAAACCAGGATGAGATTGAAAACATGATGAATGCAATATTTAAAGGAGTCTTTGTACATCGATATCG GGATTCAATAGCAGAAATCAGGGCCATCTGTATAGAAGAGATTGGCGTTTGGATGAAGCTTTATAGTGATGCCTTCCTTAATGACAGTTATCTAAAGTATGTGGGATGGACAATGCACGATAAG CAAGGTGAGGTACGACTGAAGTGTCTGACAGCTCTACAGGGTCTGTACTACAACAGAGAGCTCAATGCAAGGCTGGAACTCTTTACCAGTCGCTTCAAG gaccGCATAGTCTCCATGACCCTTGATAAGGAGTATGATGTTGCAGTACAAGCAATTAAGCTGCTCACTTTAGTTTTGAA TAGTACAGATGAGGTGTTAACCCCTGAAGATTGTGAGAGCGTCTATCATCTGGTCTACTCAGCACACAGGCCTGTTGCTGTTGCAGCAGGAGAATTCCTCTACAAAAA ATTGTTCAGCCAGAGAGAACCAGAGGAGGAAGGTGCCCCTAAAAGGAGAGGCCGACAAAGTCCCAATGCCAACCTCATCAAGaccactgtttttttcttcctggaGAGTGAG CTCCATGAACATGCAGCCTACTTGGTGGACTCTCTCTGGGATTGTGGTCCTGAGTTACTGAAGGACTGGGACTGTATGATCAGCTTACTATTAGATGACCCATTGCCAGGAGAGGAAG CTCTTACAGACAGACAAGAGACAGCTTTGATTGAAATCATGCTGTGCACTGTACGCCAGGCTGCTGAATGTCACCCCCCTGTGGGAAGAGGCACAGGGAAGCGG GTCATGACAGCTAaagaaaagaagactcagcTTGATGACAGAACCAGAATGACTGAGCTCTTTGCTGTGGCTTTGCCCCCTCTACTGGCCAAG TATGCTGTGGATGCTGAGAAGGTGACCAACTTGTTGCAGCTTCCACAGTTCTTTGACCTGGAAATTTACACCACAGGACGTCTAGAAAAG CACCTTGAAGCCCTGCTCCGCCAAATCAAGGAAATTGTGGAGAAGCACACAGACACTGAAGTTTTGGAGACATGCTCCAAGACCTACCATGCCCTCTGCAATGAGGAGTTCACAATTTTTAACAGGGTCGACATTGCCCGCTCCCAGCTGCTGGATGAGCTGGTGGACAAGTTCAACAGGCTACTGGAGGATTTCCTACAAGAG GGTGAAGATACTGACGAAGATGACGCTTATCAGGTTTTGTCAACTCTAAAGAGGATCACAGCTTTTCACAA TGCACATGATCTCTCTGGATGGGACCTGTTCACCAGCAATTTTAAGTTGCTCAACACAGGCATAGAGAATGGCGATATGCCCGAGCAG ATAGTCATCCATTCACTGCAGTGCACCCACTATGTAATCCTGTGGCACCTGGCCAAGTTATCTGAAGGCAGCTCCCGAAAG GATGACATGGTTACCTTGAGGAAACAGATGAGGGCCTTCTGCATGATGTGTCAACGGTACCTCACAAATGTCAACACCGCTGTGAAAGAACAG GCATTCACcatcctttgtgacctcctgctCATCTTCAGCCACCAAATGGTAGCTGGAGGCAGGGAACACCTAGAGCCCTTGGTCTATTCCCCAGAGGATTCGCTTCAATCTGAACTGCTCTCCTTCATCCTAAATCATGTCTTCATAGACCAGGATGATGACACCAACAGCACAG ATGGGCAACAGGACGACGAGGCAGTGAAGATTGAAGCTTTACACAAGAGGAGAAACCTCCTGGCTGGCTATTGTAAACTGATCATCTACTGTGTGGTAGAAATGAAAACCGGAGCTGACATTTTTAAACAGTACATGAgg TATTACAATGATTATGGTGACATCATCAAGGAAACAATGAGTAAAACCCGGCAAATTGACAAGATTCAGTGTGCCAAAACCCTCATCCTCAGCCTTCAGCAG CTTTTCAATGAAATGCTGTCAGAATTGGGCCATGGGTTTGATCGCTCCTCCTCTGCTTTCTGTGGAATCAAAGAGTTGGCTCGTCGATTTTCTCTAACCTTTGGCCTTGACCAAGTGAAAACCAGAGATGCCATCGCCATGCTACACAA GGATGGAATTGAGTTTTCTTTTAAGGAACCAAGTCCCCAGGGAGAAGGAGGCCCTCCCCTCAATCTGGCTTTCTTAGACATACTCAGTGAATTCTCCTCTAAACTGATGAGACAAGACAAGAGGACTGT CCACATGTACTTGGAGCGTTTCATGACGTTCCAGATGGCACTGCAAAGAGAGGACTGCTGGCTCCCCCTCATTTCATACAGGAATTCCCTACAGGCTGGGGGTGATGATGACACTATGTCGGTGATGAGTGGCTACTCCAGCAGAGGCTCCTCCGTTCGTTCGAAAAAGACCAAGACTCCTGCTACTACAACTGGAACTTCTGCAGCAAAGCGGAAGCTACCAGAAG AGGAAAGCAGTAGCAGTGATGTGTGGCAGCAGGGTATTCAGACCCCAGTCATGTTGCCATCCCCCCACCTCACCTCCACTGCCATGCGAGACCCTAAACGGGGTCGTGATGACAGCTACATGGGTGTCTATGCCCTCCCTCACGACCAGCCTCAGCCCCACCAACACCCACAACAACACCACCAACAGCCACCTCAGCATCACCAGACCCCCATGGATTACAA TTCCCAGGTGACGTGGATGCTGGCCCAGAGACAGCAAGAAGAAGCTCGCCAGCAGCAGGAAAGAGCCATGAACTACGCCAAGCTCAGGACCAATCTGCAGCATGCTAT ACGTCGCGGTACCGGCCTtatggaggaagatgaggagccGATTGTGGAAGATGTAATGATGTCTTCTGAGGGTCGTATGGATGACCTTAATGAAGGCATGGACTTTGATACAATGGACATTGACCTG